A window of Theileria parva strain Muguga chromosome 4 map unlocalized ctg_529, whole genome shotgun sequence genomic DNA:
ACGGTATTCCCTGTGTAAACTGGTAATCAACTTCTCTATGGAGTAGTTGTGTGACTTTCGTTTCCGGGCAGTGAACTTGAACATGTGGTAGAACATTTTCTTGACAGGGTTAAACTTGGAGACAACCCTGTTAAAGTGACAGCAGTTGAAGTTGTTACACTCCttggataatttattattagttcTGTGACAGTGCACAGAGTTTAGTAATTGGGCCAACTCAGACCTGAACCTGGATAGACAATATCTTTTATACATAGAACGTCTACTCTTACGCTTTGACAAGTTGTATAGAACGTTacttgataatttaagGTTTGGGTTTATGCAAACTGCAGCTGATATGCGCTCCGGGTTTAAAAACACTTCCCTAGCCTCCTCAGGGTACACAGTCTTAATATCCGTGTTAAACTCCTCCCTACCCAAATTCAACATAAAATGATCATCACATATCTCATTCTCCACACCCACTAACGGGTTACTCACACTACTATTCAATGGATTATTCAGTTGATTATTCAATGGAGTATTCAGTTGACTGTGTGTGGGTTGAGAGTGAGTATTAATTTGAATGGTGTCATGTGTGAGATGTGTGTTTGTGTTTTGGGAAGTTCTGAAGAGGCTGAACTTGCGATTTCTGAATGATTTTTCGGTGTTTACACTCTTAGTACCGTCTGACATCACACTTCTACTCAACCTCTTACCCCCCAAACCACTCCTAAACATATCAACCGAATTACCACCgttaacattgttaacagtgttaacagGGTTAACAGGGTTAACAgggttaatattattagtattacCACTGTGTGTATTAGTGTTAGAGTGATCAATGATGGGTTGTGAGAAGCTATCGAATGAGTTCCCGTGGTTGAGAGTATCTCCGAATGGGCTTGAGGCAATTGTGTTGTGTAGTGAATGATCATTTTCGGAGTCTGAGAGTAGTTTAACGGCTCCGCCTTGTGCTGAGACTGTCATGTACTCGAGGAGAATATTAGCGCCAAATGAGATGCCAACGGCTAAAATTGGCGAGTTTGGGAACCTCTGAGAAACCTTGTCAAGTGCCGAATTTAAATCCAACAACACATCGCTGTAAAGTGAGATTGGAAATGACCTGAGGGGAATTGACTCTGGAAAAGCCTCACAGGCCATGCCCAAATTCACATTCAAGTGTAAGTGTACGCAGACGAATCCGGACCGTAGAGCGTCACTGACAAGTGACCTAAGTGTGGGAAATCCAGGATGCTCAAGACTGTAGCCCTCGTGGTctaatttatcactttCATTACAAGAGTCACACTGGTCACGTGGCTCAAAAGGTTTATCATTACAGTAACAACCTACCCTGGTGGAACAAATACGATATGAAATGTTCATGTCACCAATTATCACAATTACACCCCGAATTATCTTCGGGTTCGGGCCGTCCTCATGAACATTCCTACAATTGTCAGTACAATAAGTTTAGCTAGCATGTTTATACAGTaaagtatagttaagtagctccctctccccttatgtagttaagtatgctaaagtagctccctctaggggtataaataattagctccctctcgggtatataattctaggTATATActaagatagctccctctcggggtattagttatggtatagtaagatagctccctctccctctcccttatATAGCAgagtagctccctctaggggtatataattatagtatagtaagatagctccctctcggggtatagTTAGGGATTATAGTTGTATACCTATCAAGTTTGTGTATTGTGGTATCAAGTTTATCATTGAATTTACAATAGTACGGATCAAATCTCTCCGAACTTTGATGCGATATCACCGGTGACACTCTATTACTCCTGTCCTCCCTCCTATTCTTCATATCTTCTCTTCTATTCTTCATAATATCATTTGTACTATTCTTCATATCTTCTCTTCTATTAGATGTACTATTAGACGTACTATTCTTCATAGTATCAACTGTGTGAGAATGAGTTTGATGTATAATTGGCGTATCTGTGGAGGTGAAGGAGGGTGAGTGTATGGAGTCTTCGGAGCTGTAGGAGGCTGAGCTTGGAGAGGCATCCGAGTCAGAATTAACAAACTTTGAATTCTCCGAATACTCCATACTCTGAATCGTATACATCTTAAAATACTCATCCAAATTACGCCTACCAACTCTACTCCTCTCTCTCACACTCTCTTTCACACTTCCTCTCACACTCTCTTTCACACTTCCTCTCACATTATCTCTAATACTCCTATCTCTAGTATTATCTCTAGAACTATCCCTACCACTACCAACTCTA
This region includes:
- a CDS encoding putative integral membrane protein, with translation MLVGIRYYALEILNRGYNLRFLRLLRRNYRLLFPKWINNDTFPLYSCFISVFLFWLYYEIFCVSPVCAYYTGPDLPSLLNKFKSVGKTYKPTLYLFSSKLQWLFLLIYCRLELLYKSFLYKNRLQSSLSFLKLVYNFFTLLLKFLLNSFFFKKIFKSQPIISLREAVEGHNSSIVILDWYLPKWISPQCEQCSLFTHNTHNDLNFDPIHNTNTPNTTVNSSRNVNSSRNVNSSRNVNSSRVGSGRDSSRDNTRDRSIRDNVRGSVKESVRGSVKESVRERSRVGRRNLDEYFKMYTIQSMEYSENSKFVNSDSDASPSSASYSSEDSIHSPSFTSTDTPIIHQTHSHTVDTMKNSTSNSTSNRREDMKNSTNDIMKNRREDMKNRREDRSNRVSPVISHQSSERFDPYYCKFNDKLDTTIHKLDRNVHEDGPNPKIIRGVIVIIGDMNISYRICSTRVGCYCNDKPFEPRDQCDSCNESDKLDHEGYSLEHPGFPTLRSLVSDALRSGFVCVHLHLNVNLGMACEAFPESIPLRSFPISLYSDVLLDLNSALDKVSQRFPNSPILAVGISFGANILLEYMTVSAQGGAVKLLSDSENDHSLHNTIASSPFGDTLNHGNSFDSFSQPIIDHSNTNTHSGNTNNINPVNPVNPVNTVNNVNGGNSVDMFRSGLGGKRLSRSVMSDGTKSVNTEKSFRNRKFSLFRTSQNTNTHLTHDTIQINTHSQPTHSQLNTPLNNQLNNPLNSSVSNPLVGVENEICDDHFMLNLGREEFNTDIKTVYPEEAREVFLNPERISAAVCINPNLKLSSNVLYNLSKRKSRRSMYKRYCLSRFRSELAQLLNSVHCHRTNNKLSKECNNFNCCHFNRVVSKFNPVKKMFYHMFKFTARKRKSHNYSIEKLITSLHREYRHSYRDLVKRGLDYLDYGEYLFKCGVRTTADFKLSVLMTVKHRFEREGQDSKIKVRHISEPPVYKCINKTVNTNLRIGKSVFSRRKLAKVHKMLDYKVTKYITNLINSEYTRNTSNIRDNLESLKVPTLLLYSLDNSIFTLKDIDIFDVIKNPNIVYYVSQTGGYSTFLSGLRPSSWFIAPVLEFLEEMSTKSKTF